One stretch of Hypanus sabinus isolate sHypSab1 chromosome 29, sHypSab1.hap1, whole genome shotgun sequence DNA includes these proteins:
- the LOC132383164 gene encoding charged multivesicular body protein 2a: MNAIFGRRKTPEEMLRQNQRALNRAMRELDRERTKLEQQEKKIIADIKKMAKQGQMDAVKIMAKDLVRTRRYVKKFIMMKANIQAVSLKIQTLKSNNTMAQAMKGVTKAMATMNQQLKLPQIQKIMMEFEKQTEIMDMKEEMMNDAIDDAMGDEDDEEESDAIVSQVLDELGLTLTDELSNLPSTGASLSVAAGKKAEPAVLEDADADLEKRLKNLRKD, from the exons ATGAATGCCATATTCGGAAGAAGAAAGACCCCGGAGGAGATGCTCCGGCAGAACCAGCGGGCACTGAACCGGGCCATGAGGGAGCTGGACCGCGAGCGAACGAAGCTGGAGCAGCAGGAGAAGAAGATCATTGCGGACATCAAGAAAATGGCCAAACAGGGGCAGATG GATGCAGTGAAAATAATGGCAAAAGACTTGGTGCGAACGCGTCGCTATGTGAAGAAGTTCATTATGATGAAGGCAAACATCCAGGCCGTGTCACTGAAGATCCAGACTCTGAAATCAAACAACACCATGGCCCAGGCCATGAAAGGAGTCACCAAGGCCATGGCTACCATGAATCAACAG CTGAAGTTGCCTCAGATTCAGAAGATCATGATGGAATTTGAGAAGCAGACAGAGATCATGGACATGAAAGAGGAAATGATGAATGACGCCATTGATGATGCCATGGGCGATGAAGATGACGAAGAAGAGAG TGATGCTATCGTGTCTCAGGTCCTGGATGAACTTGGACTGACCCTGACTGATGAGCTGTCTA ATCTGCCAAGCACTGGAGCATCACTCAGTGTCGCTGCCGGGAAAAAGGCAGAGCCGGCTGTCTTGGAAGACGCAGATGCTGACCTGGAGAAACGGCTGAAAAACCTCCGCAAGGACTGA